The proteins below come from a single Acinonyx jubatus isolate Ajub_Pintada_27869175 chromosome A1, VMU_Ajub_asm_v1.0, whole genome shotgun sequence genomic window:
- the LSM11 gene encoding U7 snRNA-associated Sm-like protein LSm11, whose amino-acid sequence MEERERGARSARAGSPARPPSPRLDVSSDSFDPLLALYAPRLPPIPYPNAPCFNNLAEYESFLRTGVRGGGRGRARGAAAGSGVPAASAGPSARTRRRLDAPAPDPERIQRLRRLMVAKEEGDGAAGARRRGPGRSRKAPRNVLTRMPLHEGSPLGELHRCIREGVKVNVHIRTFKGLRGVCTGFLVAFDKFWNMALTDVDETYRKPVLGKAYERDSSLTLTRLFDRLKLQDSSKKDADSKSAVEDSTLSRYSQTSTWKVASVWGRGDTDRGSRRRSRSVPSSLQASAREESRSEMSGRTTRTEGSSAGGTFSRATTLSRGQPRKKKRKPKVDYQQVFTRHINQIFIRGENVLLVHLAQ is encoded by the exons ATGGAGGAGCGGGAGCGGGGGGCGAGGTCGGCTCGCGCCGGGAGCCCCGCGCGCCCGCCCAGCCCGCGGCTGGATGTCAGCTCTGACAGCTTCGACCCGCTGCTGGCCCTGTACGCGCCCCGCCTGCCGCCCATACCCTACCCAAACGCGCCCTGCTTCAACAACCTGGCCGAGTACGAGAGCTTCCTGAGGACCGGGGTCcggggcggcgggcgcgggcgggcgcggggcgcggcCGCGGGCTCAGGGGTGCCCGCCGCCTCTGCCGGGCCCTCGGCTAGAACCCGTCGCCGCCTGGACGCCCCGGCCCCGGACCCCGAGCGCATCCAGCGCCTCCGTCGACTCATGGTGGCCAAGGAGGAAGGGGACGGGGCCGCCGGGGCACGCCGGCGGGGTCCGGGTCGGAGCAGGAAGGCGCCGCGCAACGTGCTCACGCGAATGCCCT TGCACGAAGGCAGCCCTCTGGGTGAGCTCCATCGTTGTATCCGGGAGGGGGTGAAGGTGAACGTTCACATTCGCACTTTCAAGGGTCTTCGTGGCGTCTGTACAGGCTTCCTCGTCGCATTTGACAAGTTCTGGAATATG GCACTTACCGATGTGGATGAGACCTACCGAAAACCTGTTCTAGGCAAAGCGTATGAACGGGATTCTTCATTGACTCTTACTAGG CTATTTGATCGCCTAAAACTTCAGGATTCCTCCAAAAAGGACGCAGATTCCAAGTCTGCAGTTGAAGATTCCACTCTGTCCAGATACTCCCAGACATCCACTTGGAAGGTAGCTTCGGTGTGGGGAAGAGGAGACACTGACCGGGGCTCACGCAGGCGTTCCCGCTCCGTCCCTTCTTCCCTGCAGGCATCTGCAAGGGAGGAGTCCAGGTCAGAGATGTCAGGGAGGACTACACGGACAGAAGGGTCAAGTGCAGGAGGTACCTTTTCCAGGGCTACCACCCTTTCCAGGGGTCAGCCCCGTAAGAAAAAGCGAAAGCCCAAAGTGGATTACCAGCAGGTATTCACTCGACACATAAATCAGATTTTCATTCGAGGCGAGAATGTCCTGCTGGTTCATCTTGCACAGTGA
- the THG1L gene encoding probable tRNA(His) guanylyltransferase isoform X3, whose translation MTKCAQTVMTELEDIVIAYGQSDEYSFVFKRKSNWFKRRASKFMTHVASQFASSYVFYWRDYFEDQPLLYPPGFDGRVIVYPNNQTLKDYLSWRQADCHVNNLYNTVFWALVQQSGLTPVQAQERLQGTLAADKNEILFSEFNINYNNEPLMYRKGTVLIWQKVGEVTTKEVKLPAEIEGKKMVVTRTRIKPVPLYCDIIGDAFWKEHPEILDEDS comes from the exons ATGACCAAATGTGCCCAGACTGTAATGACAGAACTGGAGGATATTGTGATTGCGTATGGACAGAgtgatgagtacagctttgtgTTCAAGCGGAAAAGCAATTGGTTTAAAAGAAGAGCCAG TAAGTTCATGACCCATGTGGCTTCCCAGTTTGCCTCCAGCTATGTGTTCTATTGGCGAGATTACTTTGAGGACCAGCCCCTTCTGTATCCCCCAGGCTTTGATGGAAGAGTCATAGTGTATCCTAACAACCAGACCTTAAAGGACTACCTCAGTTGGCGGCAAGCAGATT GTCACGTCAATAATCTTTATAATACAGTTTTCTGGGCACTTGTACAACAGTCTGGACTAACACCAGTACAAGCCCAAGAGAGATTACAG ggaACTCTTGCAGCAGACAAGaatgagattttgttttctgaattcaACATCAACTACAATAATGAGCCACTGATGTATAGGAAAGGGACTGTGTTGATATGGCAGAAG GTGGGTGAAGTCACAACAAAAGAAGTCAAGCTGCCagcagaaatagaaggaaaaaagatggtGGTGACTCGGACCAGGATTAAGCCAGTGCCTTTATATTGCGATATTATTGGGGATGCTTTCTGGAAGGAACATCCAGAGATCCTAGATGAAGACAGCTGA
- the THG1L gene encoding probable tRNA(His) guanylyltransferase isoform X1 has translation MRTSTTARAATKRHRNFRGEAFLVLPSAGRMWSACKVKVRDCWAVTSVTLRRCLKLGAAMAKSKFEYVRNFEADDTCLAHCWVVVRLDGRNFHRFAEKHNFAKPNDSRALHLMTKCAQTVMTELEDIVIAYGQSDEYSFVFKRKSNWFKRRASKFMTHVASQFASSYVFYWRDYFEDQPLLYPPGFDGRVIVYPNNQTLKDYLSWRQADCHVNNLYNTVFWALVQQSGLTPVQAQERLQGTLAADKNEILFSEFNINYNNEPLMYRKGTVLIWQKVGEVTTKEVKLPAEIEGKKMVVTRTRIKPVPLYCDIIGDAFWKEHPEILDEDS, from the exons ATGAGGACCTCCACTACAGCTAGAGCGGCCACTAAGAGACACAGGAACTTCCGGGGCGAGGCTTTCTTGGTCCTTCCCTCCGCGGGGCGAATGTGGTCCGCATGCAAAGTGAAAGTTCGCGACTGCTGGGCCGTCACTTCCGTTACTCTGAGACGGTGCTTGAAATTGGGGGCGGCCATGGCAAAGAGCAAGTTCGAGTACGTGCGGAACTTCGAGGCTGACGACACCTGCCTGGCCCACTGTTGGGTGGTGGTGCGGCTGGACGGCAGGAATTTCCATCG GTTTGCTGAGAAACACAACTTTGCAAAACCTAATGACAGCCGTGCTCTCCACCTGATGACCAAATGTGCCCAGACTGTAATGACAGAACTGGAGGATATTGTGATTGCGTATGGACAGAgtgatgagtacagctttgtgTTCAAGCGGAAAAGCAATTGGTTTAAAAGAAGAGCCAG TAAGTTCATGACCCATGTGGCTTCCCAGTTTGCCTCCAGCTATGTGTTCTATTGGCGAGATTACTTTGAGGACCAGCCCCTTCTGTATCCCCCAGGCTTTGATGGAAGAGTCATAGTGTATCCTAACAACCAGACCTTAAAGGACTACCTCAGTTGGCGGCAAGCAGATT GTCACGTCAATAATCTTTATAATACAGTTTTCTGGGCACTTGTACAACAGTCTGGACTAACACCAGTACAAGCCCAAGAGAGATTACAG ggaACTCTTGCAGCAGACAAGaatgagattttgttttctgaattcaACATCAACTACAATAATGAGCCACTGATGTATAGGAAAGGGACTGTGTTGATATGGCAGAAG GTGGGTGAAGTCACAACAAAAGAAGTCAAGCTGCCagcagaaatagaaggaaaaaagatggtGGTGACTCGGACCAGGATTAAGCCAGTGCCTTTATATTGCGATATTATTGGGGATGCTTTCTGGAAGGAACATCCAGAGATCCTAGATGAAGACAGCTGA
- the THG1L gene encoding probable tRNA(His) guanylyltransferase isoform X4 — MTHVASQFASSYVFYWRDYFEDQPLLYPPGFDGRVIVYPNNQTLKDYLSWRQADCHVNNLYNTVFWALVQQSGLTPVQAQERLQGTLAADKNEILFSEFNINYNNEPLMYRKGTVLIWQKVGEVTTKEVKLPAEIEGKKMVVTRTRIKPVPLYCDIIGDAFWKEHPEILDEDS, encoded by the exons ATGACCCATGTGGCTTCCCAGTTTGCCTCCAGCTATGTGTTCTATTGGCGAGATTACTTTGAGGACCAGCCCCTTCTGTATCCCCCAGGCTTTGATGGAAGAGTCATAGTGTATCCTAACAACCAGACCTTAAAGGACTACCTCAGTTGGCGGCAAGCAGATT GTCACGTCAATAATCTTTATAATACAGTTTTCTGGGCACTTGTACAACAGTCTGGACTAACACCAGTACAAGCCCAAGAGAGATTACAG ggaACTCTTGCAGCAGACAAGaatgagattttgttttctgaattcaACATCAACTACAATAATGAGCCACTGATGTATAGGAAAGGGACTGTGTTGATATGGCAGAAG GTGGGTGAAGTCACAACAAAAGAAGTCAAGCTGCCagcagaaatagaaggaaaaaagatggtGGTGACTCGGACCAGGATTAAGCCAGTGCCTTTATATTGCGATATTATTGGGGATGCTTTCTGGAAGGAACATCCAGAGATCCTAGATGAAGACAGCTGA
- the THG1L gene encoding probable tRNA(His) guanylyltransferase isoform X5 yields MDRVMSTALCSSGKAIGLKEEPGFDGRVIVYPNNQTLKDYLSWRQADCHVNNLYNTVFWALVQQSGLTPVQAQERLQGTLAADKNEILFSEFNINYNNEPLMYRKGTVLIWQKVGEVTTKEVKLPAEIEGKKMVVTRTRIKPVPLYCDIIGDAFWKEHPEILDEDS; encoded by the exons ATGGACAGAgtgatgagtacagctttgtgTTCAAGCGGAAAAGCAATTGGTTTAAAAGAAGAGCCAG GCTTTGATGGAAGAGTCATAGTGTATCCTAACAACCAGACCTTAAAGGACTACCTCAGTTGGCGGCAAGCAGATT GTCACGTCAATAATCTTTATAATACAGTTTTCTGGGCACTTGTACAACAGTCTGGACTAACACCAGTACAAGCCCAAGAGAGATTACAG ggaACTCTTGCAGCAGACAAGaatgagattttgttttctgaattcaACATCAACTACAATAATGAGCCACTGATGTATAGGAAAGGGACTGTGTTGATATGGCAGAAG GTGGGTGAAGTCACAACAAAAGAAGTCAAGCTGCCagcagaaatagaaggaaaaaagatggtGGTGACTCGGACCAGGATTAAGCCAGTGCCTTTATATTGCGATATTATTGGGGATGCTTTCTGGAAGGAACATCCAGAGATCCTAGATGAAGACAGCTGA
- the THG1L gene encoding probable tRNA(His) guanylyltransferase isoform X2 — MRTSTTARAATKRHRNFRGEAFLVLPSAGRMWSACKVKVRDCWAVTSVTLRRCLKLGAAMAKSKFEYVRNFEADDTCLAHCWVVVRLDGRNFHRFAEKHNFAKPNDSRALHLMTKCAQTVMTELEDIVIAYGQSDEYSFVFKRKSNWFKRRASKFMTHVASQFASSYVFYWRDYFEDQPLLYPPGFDGRVIVYPNNQTLKDYLSWRQADCHVNNLYNTVFWALVQQSGLTPVQAQERLQVGEVTTKEVKLPAEIEGKKMVVTRTRIKPVPLYCDIIGDAFWKEHPEILDEDS; from the exons ATGAGGACCTCCACTACAGCTAGAGCGGCCACTAAGAGACACAGGAACTTCCGGGGCGAGGCTTTCTTGGTCCTTCCCTCCGCGGGGCGAATGTGGTCCGCATGCAAAGTGAAAGTTCGCGACTGCTGGGCCGTCACTTCCGTTACTCTGAGACGGTGCTTGAAATTGGGGGCGGCCATGGCAAAGAGCAAGTTCGAGTACGTGCGGAACTTCGAGGCTGACGACACCTGCCTGGCCCACTGTTGGGTGGTGGTGCGGCTGGACGGCAGGAATTTCCATCG GTTTGCTGAGAAACACAACTTTGCAAAACCTAATGACAGCCGTGCTCTCCACCTGATGACCAAATGTGCCCAGACTGTAATGACAGAACTGGAGGATATTGTGATTGCGTATGGACAGAgtgatgagtacagctttgtgTTCAAGCGGAAAAGCAATTGGTTTAAAAGAAGAGCCAG TAAGTTCATGACCCATGTGGCTTCCCAGTTTGCCTCCAGCTATGTGTTCTATTGGCGAGATTACTTTGAGGACCAGCCCCTTCTGTATCCCCCAGGCTTTGATGGAAGAGTCATAGTGTATCCTAACAACCAGACCTTAAAGGACTACCTCAGTTGGCGGCAAGCAGATT GTCACGTCAATAATCTTTATAATACAGTTTTCTGGGCACTTGTACAACAGTCTGGACTAACACCAGTACAAGCCCAAGAGAGATTACAG GTGGGTGAAGTCACAACAAAAGAAGTCAAGCTGCCagcagaaatagaaggaaaaaagatggtGGTGACTCGGACCAGGATTAAGCCAGTGCCTTTATATTGCGATATTATTGGGGATGCTTTCTGGAAGGAACATCCAGAGATCCTAGATGAAGACAGCTGA